The following proteins are co-located in the Chloroflexia bacterium SDU3-3 genome:
- a CDS encoding GNAT family N-acetyltransferase, with amino-acid sequence MPISRRSSQGASYRAVEGHTARPFTACRKRRTARKLLAESSSATLGAANPPAIRSPIIARQTRGKSAMRMELPGLQRLTEHQLDAAVDSLTTAFQVDPSTQLLLNAQRPSLARVRAFYRFTMRVALRHGHVFAAGDRAQGVCAWLPPEHVDVSAWMFLRAGGVRLGLDVDLGIYARLLRYEGYAARMHARHAPFPHWYLFTIGVARDHQGQGLSGRLLRPAMAFLDRHGQHSYLETHSERNITFYQKYGYQVAEVGRLPGTGAPHWCMLRRPQG; translated from the coding sequence ATGCCCATATCGCGGAGGTCGTCGCAGGGCGCATCGTATCGCGCCGTGGAAGGGCATACAGCCCGCCCTTTCACGGCCTGCCGAAAACGCAGAACCGCGCGAAAGTTGCTGGCAGAATCATCGTCGGCTACACTAGGCGCAGCCAACCCACCAGCGATACGATCACCCATCATTGCCCGACAGACAAGGGGAAAGAGCGCCATGCGCATGGAACTACCCGGCCTCCAGCGGCTGACAGAGCACCAGCTCGATGCAGCGGTTGATAGCCTCACTACCGCCTTTCAGGTTGACCCTTCCACCCAGCTCCTGCTCAACGCCCAGCGCCCCAGCCTCGCGAGGGTGCGCGCCTTCTACCGCTTCACCATGCGGGTGGCGTTGCGCCACGGCCATGTGTTTGCGGCGGGCGACCGCGCCCAGGGTGTGTGCGCCTGGCTGCCGCCCGAGCATGTGGATGTGAGCGCGTGGATGTTCCTGCGCGCCGGGGGGGTGCGGCTGGGGCTGGATGTCGACCTGGGCATCTACGCCCGCCTGCTGCGCTACGAGGGCTACGCCGCGCGCATGCACGCCCGGCACGCGCCCTTCCCGCACTGGTACCTGTTCACCATCGGCGTCGCCCGCGACCACCAGGGCCAGGGCCTCTCGGGCAGGCTGCTGCGCCCGGCCATGGCCTTCCTCGATCGGCATGGGCAGCACAGCTACCTTGAGACACACAGCGAGCGCAACATCACGTTCTACCAGAAGTATGGCTACCAGGTGGCCGAGGTGGGCCGCCTGCCCGGCACCGGCGCGCCGCACTGGTGCATGCTGCGCCGCCCGCAGGGGTGA
- a CDS encoding NAD(+) synthase yields the protein MAQPFDSIYSHGFIRAAVCIPYVRVANPAYNAQRTIGLARRASERGAAVALFPELGIAAYTNDDLFHQDALLDATLAALGQIREASRDLTPVLIVGAPLRFEHKLFNCAVLIYRGDILGVVPKTYLPNYREFYEKRQFTSGRDALAREVVLLGQQVPFGNDVIFAADNIPDFSIHAEICEDVWTPIPPSTYAALAGATVLANLSASNITIGKADYRRDLCATQSGRCVAAYLYSAAGPGESTTDLAWDGHALIYENNELLAEAERFPAEEQMIVADIDLERLAQDRMRLGSFNDTVGDYREQLRAIRRVGFSFAIPQGELPLERAVERFPYVPNNPALRDERCYEAYNIQVHGLMKRLSATGMQKIVIGVSGGLDSTHALIVAAKTMDRLGLPRTNILAYTMPGFATSDTTYRNALGLMAALGVTAEEIDIKPSCIQMLRDLRHPFASGEPVYDVTFENVQAGERTSHLFRLANYHNAFVLGTGDLSELALGWCTYGVGDQMSHYNVNASVPKTLIQFLIRWVIATRQFDDAASRILQSILDTEISPELVPGDAKDAPSQSTQAKIGPYELQDFNLYYITRYGFRPSKVAFLSQHAWADSARGSWPEGLREDQRSQYDLAQIKRWLDVFLFRFFQISQFKRSAMPNGPKVGSGGSLSPRGDWRAPSDSEATMWLEELRANVP from the coding sequence ATGGCTCAGCCATTTGACTCGATCTACTCACACGGGTTTATCCGCGCGGCGGTGTGTATCCCCTACGTGCGCGTGGCCAACCCTGCCTATAACGCCCAGCGCACCATCGGCCTGGCGCGGCGCGCATCCGAGCGCGGCGCGGCGGTGGCGCTCTTCCCCGAGCTGGGCATCGCCGCCTACACCAACGACGACCTGTTCCACCAAGATGCTCTGCTGGATGCCACGCTTGCGGCGCTCGGCCAGATCCGCGAGGCCAGCCGCGATCTCACGCCGGTGCTGATCGTGGGCGCGCCGCTGCGCTTCGAGCACAAGCTGTTCAACTGCGCGGTGCTGATCTACCGTGGCGACATCCTGGGCGTGGTGCCCAAGACCTACCTGCCCAACTACCGCGAGTTCTACGAGAAGCGCCAGTTCACCTCGGGCCGCGACGCGCTGGCCCGCGAGGTGGTGCTGCTGGGCCAGCAGGTGCCGTTTGGCAACGATGTGATCTTCGCCGCCGATAACATCCCCGACTTCAGCATCCACGCCGAGATCTGCGAGGACGTGTGGACGCCCATCCCGCCATCCACCTACGCCGCGCTGGCCGGGGCCACCGTGCTGGCCAACCTCTCGGCCTCCAACATCACCATAGGCAAGGCCGACTACCGCCGCGACCTGTGCGCCACCCAGTCGGGGCGCTGCGTGGCGGCCTACCTCTACTCCGCCGCCGGGCCTGGCGAATCCACCACCGACCTAGCCTGGGATGGCCACGCCCTGATCTACGAGAACAACGAGCTGCTGGCCGAGGCCGAGCGCTTCCCCGCCGAGGAGCAGATGATCGTGGCCGACATCGACCTGGAGCGGCTGGCCCAGGATCGCATGCGGCTGGGCAGCTTCAACGACACCGTGGGCGACTACCGCGAGCAGCTGCGCGCCATCCGCCGCGTGGGCTTCAGCTTCGCCATCCCGCAGGGCGAGCTGCCGCTGGAGCGCGCGGTCGAGCGCTTCCCCTACGTGCCCAACAACCCGGCCCTGCGCGACGAGCGCTGCTACGAGGCCTACAACATCCAGGTGCACGGCCTGATGAAGCGCCTGAGCGCCACCGGCATGCAGAAGATCGTGATAGGCGTCTCGGGCGGGCTGGATTCGACCCACGCGCTGATCGTGGCCGCCAAGACCATGGACCGCCTGGGGCTGCCGCGCACCAACATTCTGGCCTACACCATGCCCGGCTTCGCCACCAGCGACACCACCTACCGCAACGCGCTGGGCCTGATGGCGGCGCTGGGCGTCACCGCCGAGGAGATCGACATCAAGCCCTCGTGCATCCAGATGCTGCGCGACCTGCGCCACCCCTTCGCCAGCGGCGAGCCGGTCTACGATGTGACCTTCGAGAACGTGCAGGCGGGCGAGCGCACCTCGCACCTGTTCCGGCTGGCCAACTACCACAACGCCTTCGTGCTGGGCACCGGCGATCTGAGCGAGCTGGCCCTGGGCTGGTGCACCTATGGCGTGGGCGACCAGATGTCGCACTACAACGTGAACGCCTCGGTGCCCAAGACGCTCATCCAGTTCCTCATCCGCTGGGTGATCGCCACGCGCCAGTTCGACGACGCGGCCAGCCGCATCCTCCAGTCCATCCTCGATACCGAGATCTCGCCCGAGCTGGTGCCCGGCGACGCCAAGGACGCGCCCAGCCAGTCGACCCAGGCCAAGATCGGCCCCTACGAGCTGCAGGATTTCAACCTCTACTACATCACGCGCTACGGCTTCCGGCCCAGCAAGGTGGCCTTCCTCAGCCAGCACGCCTGGGCCGACAGCGCGCGCGGCAGCTGGCCCGAGGGACTGCGCGAGGACCAGCGCAGCCAGTACGACCTGGCCCAGATCAAGCGCTGGCTGGATGTGTTCCTGTTCCGCTTCTTCCAGATCAGCCAGTTCAAGCGCTCGGCCATGCCCAACGGCCCCAAGGTCGGCTCGGGCGGCTCGCTCTCGCCGCGCGGCGACTGGCGCGCGCCCTCGGACTCCGAGGCGACCATGTGGCTGGAGGAGCTGCGGGCCAACGTGCCGTAG
- a CDS encoding SDR family NAD(P)-dependent oxidoreductase, with the protein MSAGAGSLTLTSQPDWRPEWNTLAYNSSKSAVNAITVHFDTELRGTSIKVNAVNPGYVLADMSPGGVRTVEQGAAIPARLATLAADGPSGGFFDEHGQLPW; encoded by the coding sequence ATGTCCGCAGGCGCTGGCTCGCTGACGCTGACCAGCCAGCCCGACTGGCGGCCCGAGTGGAACACCCTGGCCTACAACTCATCCAAGTCGGCGGTGAACGCCATCACCGTCCACTTCGACACCGAGCTGCGCGGCACCAGCATCAAGGTCAATGCCGTGAACCCCGGCTATGTGCTCGCCGACATGTCGCCCGGCGGCGTCCGCACGGTCGAGCAGGGCGCGGCCATACCCGCGCGGCTCGCGACCCTAGCAGCCGATGGGCCATCCGGCGGCTTCTTTGACGAGCACGGCCAGCTGCCCTGGTAG
- a CDS encoding AAA family ATPase — MSSALLHGLNPAQRTAVEATDGPVLVLAGPGSGKTRVLTHRIAYLIEACGIDPLNLLSVTFTNKAAREMRERLDALLGGGRAADLTVGTFHSICVRFLRRDIGHLGRARDFAIYDSDDQQRLMKQVLRELNIDEKKFSPRAILSAISGAKNEYIDEQAFAASARSYNEQIAARCFTQYQRKLLEANAFDFDDLLVQTVRLFEEHPDVLAKYHQRYSHILADEYQDTNKVQYMLLKQLSALRHNLFVVGDEDQSIYAFRGADIRNIQSFEDDYPSAQVVLLEQNYRSTQAILDVAQAVINRSPKRLRDKHLWTQNGEGTVVSIQEGYDQDEEAQLVGSEAARLVASGTYAPGSMAVLYRTNAQSRAVEEALIAQGLRYVIVGGTRFYERKEVKDALAYLRVSYNPFDSVSLARIINWPARGIGQRSEDDLVRWAAQLGVPLYEALRYLAELEQPGHMPDPSVAPAPFAARIKGLLLDFLGLIEELIAARHQQSLPDMLAFMLQRVGFEQALLREYGEEEGADRWNNVLELQSVAKNYENMPIEAQLATFLEEVALVSDIDDVKEDRDAITCITLHQAKGLEFPVVFLIGLEEGLLPHSRSLDDRSALEEERRLFYVGATRAKQHLYLYYAFKRTTYGRTNIAQPSRFLADIPKDKVRQLPKRSFAEAQQSSMFTQRSGLGAGSTARAARTRLTAASQQRQPPPKPQGPTVAAFFAGQKVRHATFGDGVVVSSKLVEGDEEVTVAFDGKGVKRLLASFARLESMG; from the coding sequence ATGAGCTCAGCGTTGCTGCACGGCCTGAACCCCGCCCAGCGCACCGCGGTGGAGGCGACCGATGGGCCAGTGCTGGTGCTCGCAGGGCCGGGCAGCGGCAAGACTCGCGTCCTCACCCACCGCATCGCCTACCTGATCGAAGCGTGCGGCATCGACCCGCTCAACCTCCTCTCCGTCACCTTCACCAACAAGGCCGCCCGCGAGATGCGCGAGCGGCTCGACGCGCTGCTGGGCGGTGGCCGCGCCGCCGACCTGACGGTGGGCACCTTCCACAGCATCTGCGTGCGCTTCCTGCGCCGCGACATCGGCCACCTGGGCCGCGCGCGCGACTTCGCGATCTACGACAGCGACGACCAGCAGCGCCTGATGAAGCAGGTGCTGCGCGAGCTGAATATCGACGAGAAAAAGTTCTCGCCGCGCGCCATCCTCTCGGCCATCTCGGGCGCGAAGAACGAGTATATCGACGAGCAGGCCTTCGCGGCCAGCGCCCGCAGCTACAACGAGCAGATCGCGGCGCGCTGCTTCACCCAGTACCAGCGCAAGCTGCTGGAGGCCAACGCCTTCGACTTCGACGACCTGCTGGTGCAGACCGTTCGCCTGTTCGAGGAGCACCCCGACGTGCTGGCCAAGTACCACCAGCGCTACAGCCACATCCTGGCCGACGAGTACCAGGACACCAACAAGGTGCAGTACATGCTGCTCAAGCAGCTCTCGGCGCTGCGCCACAACCTGTTCGTGGTGGGCGACGAGGACCAGAGCATCTACGCCTTCCGCGGGGCCGACATCCGTAACATCCAGTCGTTTGAGGACGACTACCCCAGCGCCCAGGTGGTGCTGCTGGAGCAGAACTACCGCAGCACCCAGGCCATTCTGGATGTGGCCCAGGCCGTGATCAACCGCAGCCCCAAGCGCCTGCGCGACAAGCACCTGTGGACCCAGAACGGCGAGGGCACGGTGGTCTCCATCCAAGAGGGCTACGACCAGGATGAGGAGGCCCAGCTGGTGGGCAGCGAGGCCGCACGCCTGGTGGCCAGCGGCACCTACGCGCCCGGCAGCATGGCGGTGCTCTACCGCACCAACGCCCAGTCGCGCGCGGTCGAGGAGGCACTGATCGCCCAGGGGCTGCGCTATGTGATCGTGGGCGGCACGCGGTTCTACGAGCGCAAGGAGGTGAAGGACGCACTGGCCTACCTGCGCGTGTCCTACAACCCCTTCGACAGCGTGAGCCTGGCCCGCATCATCAACTGGCCCGCGCGCGGCATCGGCCAGCGCTCCGAGGACGACCTGGTGCGCTGGGCGGCCCAGCTGGGCGTGCCGCTCTACGAGGCGCTGCGCTATCTGGCCGAGCTGGAGCAGCCCGGCCACATGCCCGACCCGAGCGTGGCCCCTGCGCCCTTCGCCGCCCGCATCAAGGGCCTGCTGCTCGACTTCCTGGGCCTGATCGAGGAGCTGATCGCCGCCCGCCACCAGCAGAGCCTGCCCGACATGCTGGCCTTCATGCTGCAGCGCGTGGGCTTCGAGCAGGCGCTGCTGCGCGAGTATGGCGAGGAGGAGGGCGCAGACCGCTGGAACAACGTGCTTGAGCTGCAGAGCGTGGCCAAGAACTACGAGAACATGCCGATCGAGGCCCAGCTGGCCACCTTCCTAGAGGAGGTCGCGCTGGTCTCCGATATCGACGACGTGAAGGAGGACCGCGACGCGATCACCTGCATCACGCTGCACCAGGCCAAGGGCCTGGAGTTCCCCGTGGTGTTCCTGATAGGCCTGGAAGAGGGGCTGCTGCCCCACTCGCGCTCGCTGGATGACCGCAGCGCGCTCGAGGAGGAGCGCCGCCTGTTCTACGTGGGCGCGACGCGGGCCAAGCAGCATCTCTACCTCTACTACGCCTTCAAGCGCACCACCTACGGGCGCACCAACATCGCCCAGCCCTCGCGCTTTTTGGCCGACATCCCCAAGGACAAGGTGCGCCAGCTGCCCAAGCGCAGCTTCGCCGAGGCCCAGCAGTCGTCCATGTTCACCCAGCGCAGCGGCCTGGGCGCGGGCAGCACCGCGCGGGCGGCGCGCACCCGCCTGACGGCGGCCAGCCAGCAGCGCCAGCCCCCGCCCAAGCCGCAGGGGCCGACCGTGGCGGCGTTCTTCGCCGGGCAGAAGGTGCGCCACGCCACCTTTGGCGATGGCGTGGTGGTTAGCTCGAAGCTGGTGGAGGGCGATGAGGAGGTGACGGTGGCCTTCGACGGCAAGGGCGTGAAGCGGCTGCTGGCCAGCTTCGCCCGCCTAGAATCGATGGGGTAG
- a CDS encoding GNAT family N-acetyltransferase, with translation MRIEDLQPNDNVAIEQAAAALFDGFREHWPTAWPTLAEARAEVLEALEPEKICRAAFGDDGGLLGWVGGYHSYAAVWELHPLVVHPSAQERGVGRALLADFETQVRQRGGLTILLGSDDDDNMTSLSGSDLYADLWGQIGRIRNLRRHPYEFYQKCGFTIIGVVPDANGPGKPDILLAKRVAGSQP, from the coding sequence ATGCGTATTGAAGACCTACAGCCCAACGATAACGTAGCTATCGAGCAGGCCGCCGCCGCGCTGTTCGATGGCTTCCGCGAGCACTGGCCCACCGCGTGGCCCACCCTGGCCGAGGCCCGCGCCGAGGTGCTTGAGGCGCTCGAACCCGAGAAGATCTGCCGCGCCGCCTTCGGCGACGACGGCGGGCTGCTCGGCTGGGTCGGCGGCTACCACTCCTACGCCGCCGTGTGGGAGCTGCACCCGCTGGTGGTGCACCCCAGCGCCCAGGAGCGCGGCGTGGGGCGCGCGCTGCTGGCCGACTTCGAGACGCAGGTGCGGCAGCGCGGCGGCCTAACTATTTTGCTCGGCAGCGACGACGACGACAACATGACCTCGCTCAGCGGCAGCGATCTGTACGCCGACCTCTGGGGCCAGATCGGGCGCATCAGAAACCTGCGCCGCCACCCCTACGAGTTCTACCAGAAGTGCGGCTTCACGATCATCGGCGTGGTGCCCGATGCCAATGGCCCAGGCAAGCCCGACATCCTGCTGGCCAAGCGCGTGGCGGGCAGCCAACCCTAG
- a CDS encoding PAS domain-containing protein, translating into MYLKHAWAKDTTVTVDQNPSSTTSLAQRVAELEQQLAALQQEYALITDILDHVPNLVLCKGPHSHIVYANRAFREFYGMDQQQMQGLIDAPFAEPDHTQQYIKDDTYVFTTGETLIIEEPVKHHDGDVHLFHTAKFALRDPQGQITHTLGISEDITSRREVESRIHIYETVVKNFPIGVMVLEMDEDAAASSSRLIMANASASRFTGIDLQSQVGRSARSIFVTGEDRALLQRYAEVIHTQQASRLGEHAYDSDELSDGTYAIYALPISGNQVCVMYEDITEHKHAEQALRNNILQEEVIRAQQAALEELSTPLLAISDTIVVMPLVGSIDSARAQAVMDALLEGVAANHTKVAIVDITGVPVVDTGVANGLIRAAQAVQLLGARVVLTGIRPEVAQTLVQLGVELRTIVTWGTLQAGIAFALKQ; encoded by the coding sequence ATGTACCTGAAGCATGCATGGGCAAAGGATACAACCGTGACTGTTGACCAGAATCCTTCATCCACCACGTCCCTCGCTCAGCGCGTCGCCGAGCTTGAGCAGCAGCTCGCGGCGCTGCAGCAAGAATACGCACTTATCACCGACATTCTCGACCACGTGCCGAATCTTGTGCTGTGTAAAGGTCCGCACTCACACATCGTCTATGCCAATCGCGCCTTCCGCGAGTTCTACGGCATGGATCAGCAGCAGATGCAGGGCCTGATCGACGCGCCGTTCGCCGAGCCGGACCACACGCAGCAGTATATCAAAGACGACACCTATGTATTTACGACTGGTGAGACGCTGATCATCGAGGAGCCGGTGAAACATCACGATGGCGATGTCCACCTGTTCCACACGGCGAAATTCGCCCTCCGCGACCCACAGGGCCAGATCACGCACACGCTCGGCATCTCCGAAGACATCACCTCGCGCCGCGAGGTCGAGTCGCGCATCCATATCTACGAGACGGTTGTTAAGAATTTCCCGATCGGCGTGATGGTGCTTGAGATGGATGAGGATGCTGCCGCCTCGTCATCCCGCCTGATCATGGCCAACGCCAGCGCGAGCCGCTTCACCGGCATCGATCTGCAGTCGCAGGTAGGCCGATCGGCCCGCAGCATCTTCGTCACCGGCGAAGATCGGGCGCTTCTGCAGCGCTATGCCGAGGTCATCCACACCCAGCAGGCCAGCCGCCTGGGCGAGCACGCCTATGACTCGGATGAGCTGAGCGATGGCACCTACGCCATCTACGCTCTGCCGATCTCGGGGAACCAGGTGTGCGTGATGTACGAGGATATCACCGAGCACAAGCACGCCGAGCAGGCGCTGCGCAATAACATTCTGCAGGAAGAGGTGATCCGCGCGCAGCAGGCCGCGCTGGAGGAGCTGTCGACGCCGCTGCTGGCGATCAGCGATACGATTGTGGTGATGCCGCTGGTTGGCTCGATCGACTCGGCGCGCGCGCAGGCCGTGATGGATGCCCTGCTGGAAGGGGTTGCTGCGAATCACACCAAAGTCGCCATTGTCGACATCACGGGCGTGCCGGTGGTGGATACGGGCGTCGCGAATGGCCTGATCCGCGCCGCGCAGGCCGTCCAGCTCCTGGGCGCGCGGGTGGTGCTCACGGGCATCCGCCCCGAGGTGGCGCAGACCCTGGTTCAGCTGGGCGTGGAGCTGCGCACGATCGTCACATGGGGCACGCTGCAGGCTGGCATCGCCTTTGCGCTGAAGCAATGA
- a CDS encoding transposase yields the protein MLTEEIIIRLFCMVDDTIGPVEKRSDAKLHDSEIVTIALVFSLRGGLYRRFYRWLNHNYRFLFPNLPSLSRLLRVFKRCAQYTDAFLAEATFFTVADTYGIERCHPRREGRSAQQVGKKGLSNGRWMIGVKLGWLINNAGKVVTWQWDTANVSDREFRDMALAYNGQTITLCDGGFRQHAAVHENMLFWAKGTWNERFMIETNFSWACLSFTIKKIYHRKSRYIDARLGYVTALINCLLELTSKSRSLTEFVI from the coding sequence ATGTTAACGGAAGAGATTATCATCCGTCTGTTCTGTATGGTAGACGATACCATTGGTCCTGTCGAAAAACGCTCAGATGCCAAGTTGCATGATAGCGAGATTGTGACCATTGCACTGGTATTTAGCTTACGTGGCGGTCTCTATCGGCGCTTCTATCGTTGGTTGAATCACAACTATCGCTTCTTGTTTCCCAATCTCCCAAGTCTGTCACGCTTGCTGCGCGTATTCAAACGTTGTGCCCAATATACCGATGCATTTTTAGCGGAAGCGACGTTTTTTACGGTTGCCGATACCTATGGCATCGAACGCTGCCACCCACGGCGGGAAGGCCGCAGCGCGCAGCAGGTTGGGAAAAAGGGTCTATCAAATGGTCGTTGGATGATTGGTGTCAAACTGGGTTGGCTGATCAACAATGCGGGGAAAGTGGTGACATGGCAATGGGATACGGCAAACGTGAGCGACCGTGAGTTTCGCGATATGGCGTTGGCCTACAACGGCCAAACCATTACCCTCTGTGATGGTGGATTTCGTCAGCATGCTGCTGTACATGAAAACATGCTGTTTTGGGCAAAGGGGACGTGGAACGAACGATTCATGATCGAAACAAACTTTAGTTGGGCCTGTCTCAGCTTTACCATCAAGAAGATATATCATCGCAAGTCAAGATATATTGATGCGCGGCTTGGATATGTGACTGCACTTATCAATTGTTTACTTGAACTCACATCGAAATCGCGCTCTCTTACGGAATTTGTCATCTAA